The Mycobacteriales bacterium region GTCGATGACCAGCCGGTAGCCGAACTCCTCCGCGATCCGCATCGCCGTCGCGATGTCGTCCGCCCGGTGGCAGTGCTGCCGCCAGGGGATCTCCCCGCGGAGCACCGAGGCCAGCGCCTCGAGTTTGAGGTCGCGGTCCGGCGGCGCGGTGTCGGTCGCCGATGCGGCCCGGTCCCATTTGGCCATGTAGTTGCGCGCCTGGGTGAACGCCTCGCGGATCACCGCGGCGGTGCCGAGCCGGGTGCTCGGGAGTTGCTTCTTGTCGCCGTAGACCCGCTTGGGGTTCTCGCCGAGCGCGGACTTCAGCCCGCTGGGTGCGCGCATCGTCATCTCGTCGACGGTGCGGCCCCAGGTGGTCAACGCGATGGTCTGGCCGCCGATCGGGTTGCCGGACCCCGGGTTGACGTTGGCGACGAGGACTCCGCCGGAGATGGCGTCGCGGAAGCCGATGTCGGCCGGGTTGATCGCGTCCATCGCCCGCACCTGCGCGGTCACCGGGTCGGTCATCTCGTTGGTGTCCTGGCCGGCCCAGCCCTCGGCCTCCTCGTGCACGCCGAGGTGGGTGTGCGCGTCGATGAAGCCGGGGAGCACCCAGCGGCCGCTCGCGTCGACGGTGACCGTGCCGTCGGGGACGACGGTGTCCGGCCCGCCCACGGCGGTGACCCGCCCGCCGTCCACGACGACGGTGCCACCCTCGATCGGTTCGCCCTCGATCGGGACGACCCGACCGCCCACGAACGCTATCGGCTGCTCTGGCACCGGCACCTCCGAAGTCGTGACCACGCTGGCCGCAAAAGCCTAGTGCGTGCCCGGTGAGCCCCGATGAGGTGGCGACGTGCGGCCGCCGGGCACCGGTGCGTACCGTCGGCAGGTGGTCCGTATCCTCGCCGTCGCCGACGAAACCGTGGAGAGCCTGTGGCAGCCCACGGTCCGGCGGTTGGCGCCGGACCTCGTGGTCGCCTGCGGCGACCTGCCGTTCGACTACCTCGAATATCTCGTCAGCACGCTCAACGTCCCGACGGTCTTCGTGCCCGGCAACCATGATCCGGATCTGTCCGGCGTACGGGGGAGCCGGTCCGGGCTCACGCTGCGTGCCGGAATGCCGGCCGAGTCGCCCGGCCCGGCGGGAGCGGAGAACGCCGACGGCCGCGTGGTCGACGCCGGCGGGCTCCGGCTGGTGGGCCTGGGTGGCTCGCTGCGCTACCGGCCGGGCCCCAACCAGTACACCCAGCGGGAGCTGGCCCGGCGGGCTCGTCGGTTGCGCTGCCGCACCGCGTGGCGCCGGCGCGACGGCCACGGCGTCGACGTCGTCCTCACTCACGCCCCGCCCGCCGGGGTCGGCGACGGCGAGGACCGGCCGCACCACGGGTTCGACGCCCTGCACGGCCTCGTCGCCACCCTGCGGCCCCGGCTCCTGCTGCACGGCCATATCCACCCGTATGGCGCCCCCGCCCCCGATCGGGTGATAGGGGCGACGACCGTGTGTAATGTCGTCGGCTATCGCCTGATCGATACTCCCGGTCACGCCGACCTGGAGTAGAACGGGGACCGTGGCGCGTGACACCGGATTCCCGACCGCCGACGCGGAGAACGACTTCCTGCGCGCCCGGCGGGCCCAGGTGCTCTCCCGGCTTGCGCATCGGCTCCGCGGTGAGCCGGACGACGTCAACCTGATCCTCCCCTTCGACGAGGTGGTGGACGCGCTCGGCTGGGCCGGGGAGAGTTACGTGGGCCTCGAGGTCATCCCGCTCGACTCGATCGTCGGCACGGTCGACAAGACCCGCGACTTCGACCGCAAGTTCCGCCCGACCTCGACGCGGGTGCGGCAACGCTGGCAGCGCATCGCCGAGGCACAGCGGCGCGGTGGCGACATCCCGCCGATCGACGTCTACCGGATCGGCGACCTGCACTTCGTCCGGGACGGGCACCACCGGGTGTCGGTCGCGCACGCGATGCACCAGACGAGCATCGAGGCCTACGTCACCGAGGTCCGCACCCGGCTGCCGGCCACCGGGATCCGGCGGCGGAGCGACCTTCTCGTCAAGGACTACGAGCGGCTGTTCGCGAGCCGCGTCCCGCTGCCACCCGCTGCACACCAGTCGATCACTGTGCACGACCCGTGGACCTACGCCGAGCTGGGCGAGGCGGTCGAAGCCTGGGGCTTCCGCTGCATGCAGGACGAGGCCCAGTTCCTCGACCGACCGACCATCGCCCGCCGGTGGTACGCCGAGGAGTACCTCCCGGTGGTGCGCATGTTGCGCCAGGCCGACCTGATCGGGAAGCGCACCGAGGCCGAGGCGTATCTCCGAGTCGCGTCCGAACGCTACCGGCTGATCCGCACCCACGAGTGGAGCGACGAGATCGTCAACCGGCTGCGCGGCACGATCGGCTGATCGACCGCCTACTCGTTGCTTTCGTGCCGCCCGCCGTCCTCGGGGTCGGTCTGCGGGGCGGGATCGGATGCGGCAGCCGGGCTCCGCGCGCCGTCGTTGGTGCCGGCGACCGCCTCGGTGGTGACGTTCTCACCGGAGTGCGGGTCGAAGACGTGCACCTTCCGGGCGTCGAACCAGACGTTGAGCGATTCCCCCTCCCGCGCCCGCGTCGCCGGGTCCAGCCGGGTGACCACCTGGTCGGCGTCGGCGGCCACTTCGGAGCTGCCGGAGTCGCGGGCGAGCTCTTCGAGCTCGGCCGAGGTCGCCCGGCCGCCCTGGAGGGTGAAGTAGGCGAAGACGTCCGAGCCCATCGACTCGAGGACGTCGACGGTGGCCTCGAACGTGCCGCCGTAGGCCTTCTCCCGTTCCTCGACCAGCGAGGCATCCTCGAAGTCCTCGGGGCGGAGTCCGACGATGACCTGCCGGTCGAGGTTCTGACGCTCGAGGGCACGCTTGTGCTCCGGCGTCAGCGGGATGTCGCCGATGGGGGTGGAGAGCTTGCCGTTCTCCAGGGTGGCGACCAGGAAGTTCATCGACGGTGACCCGATGAAGCCCGCGACGAAGAGGTTGACCGGCCGCTCGTAGAGCACCTGCGGGCTGCCGACCTGCTGCACGAGGCCGTTGCGCATGACGACGACCCGGTCGCCGAGGGTCATGGCCTCGGTCTGGTCGTGGGTGACGTAGACGGTGGTGGTGCCGAGTCGCTTCTGCAGCCGGGAGACCTGCGTGCGCATCTGCACCCGGAGCTTGGCGTCGAGGTTGGACAGCGGCTCGTCCATCAGGAACGCCTTGGGGTCACGCACGATCGCCCGACCCATCGCGACCCGCTGCCGCTGGCCACCCGAGAGGTTGGACGGCTTGCGGTCGAGGTGCGCGGTCAGTTCCAGCACCTCGGCGGCATTGTCCACCTTCTGGCGGATGATCTCCTTATCGACCTTCGCCAGCTTCAGCGGAAAGGCCATGTTCTCCCGCACGGTCATGTGCGGGTAGAGCGCATAGTTCTGGAACACCATCGCGATATCGCGGTC contains the following coding sequences:
- a CDS encoding metallophosphoesterase translates to MVRILAVADETVESLWQPTVRRLAPDLVVACGDLPFDYLEYLVSTLNVPTVFVPGNHDPDLSGVRGSRSGLTLRAGMPAESPGPAGAENADGRVVDAGGLRLVGLGGSLRYRPGPNQYTQRELARRARRLRCRTAWRRRDGHGVDVVLTHAPPAGVGDGEDRPHHGFDALHGLVATLRPRLLLHGHIHPYGAPAPDRVIGATTVCNVVGYRLIDTPGHADLE
- a CDS encoding chromosome partitioning protein ParB — protein: MARDTGFPTADAENDFLRARRAQVLSRLAHRLRGEPDDVNLILPFDEVVDALGWAGESYVGLEVIPLDSIVGTVDKTRDFDRKFRPTSTRVRQRWQRIAEAQRRGGDIPPIDVYRIGDLHFVRDGHHRVSVAHAMHQTSIEAYVTEVRTRLPATGIRRRSDLLVKDYERLFASRVPLPPAAHQSITVHDPWTYAELGEAVEAWGFRCMQDEAQFLDRPTIARRWYAEEYLPVVRMLRQADLIGKRTEAEAYLRVASERYRLIRTHEWSDEIVNRLRGTIG
- a CDS encoding amidohydrolase, yielding MPEQPIAFVGGRVVPIEGEPIEGGTVVVDGGRVTAVGGPDTVVPDGTVTVDASGRWVLPGFIDAHTHLGVHEEAEGWAGQDTNEMTDPVTAQVRAMDAINPADIGFRDAISGGVLVANVNPGSGNPIGGQTIALTTWGRTVDEMTMRAPSGLKSALGENPKRVYGDKKQLPSTRLGTAAVIREAFTQARNYMAKWDRAASATDTAPPDRDLKLEALASVLRGEIPWRQHCHRADDIATAMRIAEEFGYRLVIDHGTEAHLIADLIAARGIPVIIGPLFTSRSKAELRNRSLANPGKLAAAGVTIAITTDHPVVPIHFLVHQATLSVKEGLDPVTALRAITINPARIAGIDDRVGSLEVGKDANVVLWSGDPLDVLSRVERAYIGGREVYTYDAAAGAGSYAEHALS
- the ugpC gene encoding sn-glycerol-3-phosphate ABC transporter ATP-binding protein UgpC, translated to MADIVLDRVTKRFPDGALAVQSVSLEIADGEFVILVGPSGCGKSTTLNMIAGLEDITEGELRIAGEVVNNKAPKDRDIAMVFQNYALYPHMTVRENMAFPLKLAKVDKEIIRQKVDNAAEVLELTAHLDRKPSNLSGGQRQRVAMGRAIVRDPKAFLMDEPLSNLDAKLRVQMRTQVSRLQKRLGTTTVYVTHDQTEAMTLGDRVVVMRNGLVQQVGSPQVLYERPVNLFVAGFIGSPSMNFLVATLENGKLSTPIGDIPLTPEHKRALERQNLDRQVIVGLRPEDFEDASLVEEREKAYGGTFEATVDVLESMGSDVFAYFTLQGGRATSAELEELARDSGSSEVAADADQVVTRLDPATRAREGESLNVWFDARKVHVFDPHSGENVTTEAVAGTNDGARSPAAASDPAPQTDPEDGGRHESNE